CATTTGCATCCTCCCTCAACAGTGGGTTGTAACGCTTCTCTCAAATATTGGGATGATATCATACTGATGCGATAGGATCAATGCCCAGCATGCGGGTGGCATAAAAGGCCGGGAGCGGCTAGAACCCCAGCTCCTCATTTATGAGGACCACCGTAAACTCAGGTATATCGTTTGGCCTTTTGAAAAGGATCATCAGAGCGGCGCACAATCTCTCGGGTGCATTGCAGTCGCTGCATATCCCGGTTTCCGCACAGGGAACCTTCCGTTCTTTCGAAATGGCGTTCAGTATGGCCGCACGGTTCCGGGTTCGATGAATTGCCAGATCCAGTGTGTCGACAATCTTATTGGTTCCGGCAACGACGATAACCTTTTGGGGACCGGAACAAAGC
This portion of the Desulfobacterales bacterium genome encodes:
- a CDS encoding LUD domain-containing protein; the protein is LCSGPQKVIVVAGTNKIVDTLDLAIHRTRNRAAILNAISKERKVPCAETGICSDCNAPERLCAALMILFKRPNDIPEFTVVLINEELGF